A part of Eubacterium sp. AB3007 genomic DNA contains:
- the mutY gene encoding A/G-specific adenine glycosylase yields the protein MTENNIHMAGPLLAWYDQNRRILPWREDPTPYHVWLSEIMLQQTRVEAVRSYYERFLTVLPDIRALAEAPEDQYLKLWEGLGYYSRVRNLHKAAQVIVTEHEGKMPAEYNALCKLPGIGPYTAAAIASIAFGKPVPAIDGNLLRVFARLSFYEENILAPAAAKAAWAFFEERIHRERPGEFNQALMDLGALICLPNRAPLCDQCPLQDACSAHALGRETEVPFRPAKKKRQIEKMTVLLIHYRDHILLHKRSASGLLAGLYEFPNTSGWLTREEALREVEALGLESVRIRKLPAARHIFSHKEWHMHGYQVFAGDWQAAEEEAGLAVRDLFLASTEEIETVWSIPSAFRAYTDIALGQD from the coding sequence ATGACTGAGAATAACATCCATATGGCCGGGCCGCTGTTGGCCTGGTACGACCAGAATCGCCGCATTCTTCCCTGGAGAGAAGACCCGACACCTTATCATGTATGGCTGTCGGAAATCATGCTCCAGCAGACCAGGGTGGAAGCTGTGCGGAGCTATTATGAACGGTTTCTGACGGTACTGCCCGACATACGAGCTCTTGCCGAGGCGCCGGAAGACCAGTATCTGAAGCTTTGGGAAGGCCTGGGCTATTACAGCAGGGTACGTAACCTGCACAAAGCCGCGCAGGTCATCGTGACGGAGCACGAGGGGAAGATGCCGGCAGAATATAATGCTTTGTGCAAGCTGCCGGGGATCGGGCCGTACACGGCGGCTGCCATCGCTTCTATCGCCTTTGGCAAGCCAGTGCCCGCTATCGATGGCAACCTGCTGCGGGTGTTTGCCCGGCTTTCTTTCTATGAGGAGAACATCCTCGCGCCGGCGGCTGCCAAAGCCGCGTGGGCATTCTTTGAGGAGCGCATCCACCGGGAGCGGCCGGGAGAATTCAATCAGGCCCTCATGGACCTGGGCGCGCTCATCTGTCTGCCGAACCGCGCGCCTCTCTGTGACCAGTGTCCTCTCCAGGATGCCTGCTCGGCCCATGCCTTGGGGAGGGAGACAGAGGTCCCTTTCCGTCCAGCCAAGAAGAAGCGCCAGATCGAGAAGATGACCGTTCTGCTGATCCACTACCGGGACCACATTCTTCTGCACAAGAGATCGGCCAGTGGGCTGCTTGCAGGTCTCTATGAGTTCCCCAACACCTCCGGATGGTTGACCAGAGAGGAGGCCCTGCGGGAGGTGGAAGCGCTGGGGCTTGAGTCGGTGCGGATCCGGAAGCTGCCCGCTGCTCGCCACATCTTCAGCCACAAGGAATGGCACATGCATGGCTACCAGGTCTTTGCCGGGGACTGGCAGGCCGCTGAAGAGGAGGCGGGACTGGCCGTCCGGGATCTCTTCCTGGCATCCACGGAGGAGATCGAGACAGTCTGGTCCATCCCCTCTGCCTTTCGGGCGTATACAGATATAGCGCTGGGACAGGATTGA